The DNA sequence TTTGTTATTATTTTATGCATTTGCTATGCAATGTATGAGCACGTTAGCCATTGTTAAACGCGAAACAAATAGCTGGAAATGGCCTATGTGGCAATTAGCTATTATGAGTACTTTTGCCTATATAGTGGCATTTATAGCTTTTCAACTTTTAAAGTAATCTTCCTAATAATTTAGGTTTTTTTATGAAATGACATTCAACTAATTTCAATTTAATTAAACATGAATACCATCATTCAAAACATATTAGCATTTACTGCTGTTGCAATAGCTGTTGTTTTTTTGATTAGAAAATTCTTTCTAAAAAAACGCAAAACAAAAAAGTCTTGTGGTGGAGATGATGGCTGTGGTTGTAATTAAGTGCTTTAATTTCATATATTTGAGTCTAAAACCAACTAACTCCTTATATGAACATAAAACTATCTTTTTTAATTATACTAATCAGTTTAATTAACACAAACACTTTCGCTCAAAAAGAAGGAAAGCCTATTCTTTTGTTTGATAAAGACCTTAGTAATTTTGATATTTGGCTTAGCATTCCGCACTCAACCGTTGAAGATTTACCCGAAGATACATACCAATCCGACAAAATAAATTCAGGAACTCCAATTGGGCTAAACAACAATCTGAAAAACGTGTTTTCAATGATTGAAGAAAACAGCGAACCTGTTTTAAAAATTACTGGCGAAATTTTTGGAGGACTCACCACCAAAGAAGCATACGAGAATTACCATTTAAGTGTTATGTTTAAATGGGGTGACAAAAAATGGGAACCACGATTGGACAAAAAAAGAGATAGCGGCATTTTATACCACTGCTATGGCCCACATGGTAGATTTTGGAACACTTGGAAAACCTCTTTAGAATATCAAGTACAAGAAAATGATTTAGGTGACTTTATCCCCTTAGGCGGCAATAGCGGAAATCCAAAAGTTGGCGCTCCAATTGTAGACATTCGTGGTCATTTTAAAAAGGAAAAGAAGTTTAACCCTTATTCCGAAGTTTACTCAGTTGGCAAAGGTTATATCCATGCTTCTTCAGAACATGATGCCCCACACGGCGAGTGGAATCGTTTAGAAATATATGTACTTGACAACAATGCCGTGCATTTGGTTAATGGAAAAATTGTAATGGTAGTTGAAAATGCAAAAAAACATGACGGCTCTATTTTAAACAAAGGTGAAATCCAAATCCAGTCAGAAGCAGCCGAATGTTATTATAAAAAATTGACACTTACCCCAATAAAAAAGTTTCCAAAATTTATTAAAAAACAAGTACGTTTTAAATAAGGATACATTGTATTTAATAGAGCTATGACAATTTCACAAATAAATTATTTGCAATCATATTTGATATAATTAACTCATTCACTCCTATTTTTATAGTTACCGAATGATCAAATATTTCTTTATGGCAAATTTCCAATTCTGTACCTAATGCAATTTTGTTCTTATCTAAATATTTCAAAAAATCTGATGATGAATCTTTAACACCAACACAAATACAGCGCTCACCTACTTCGGCTTCAGACAAAAGAATTTTATCAATTTTTTTTATATGCCCATTTTCATCAGGGATAGGGTCTCCATGCGGATCATGTGTTGGATAACCTAAAAAGGCATCTAATTGACGTATTAATTTTTCAGATTTTATATGTTCTAATTGTTCTGCCACCTCATGAATTTCATCCCATGAAAAATTTAATTTTTCAGCTAAAAACACTTCCCATAACCTATGCTTTCTTACAATATTAATGGCAATTTTTTTTCCTTCTTTAGTTAGGCTAGCTCCTTGGTATTTTTTATAGTCAGCAAAATTTTTCTCAGAAAGTTTCTTAACCATATCGGTAACGGAAGATGCTTTTGTTGCCATTTCTTTAGCTATAGCATTGGTACTAACTGCCATAGCACCTTGTTTTCCTAAATGATAAATAGCTTTTATATAATTTTCTTCGGTAAGTGTTATCATAAATAATTTATATACATACAAATATAAAACAATTAATAATATAAATATATTTTTAGGTTAATCTAAAAATATATTTATATTTGTTTAAATAAATTATTAACAACACCTAATTATTCCATAATGAAATACATTTTTAGCTTTATTAGTTTAGTAACTTTCACCCTAAACGCACAAGACATAACAGGAAAAATAACGTCAGGAAATACAAGTTTACCGTATGTAAATGTTTATCTAAAAAACACATCAAAAGGCAGTTTTACAAATGAAGACGGTATTTATACTATTAAAAACGTACCAGATGGATCATATACCATAGTAGCCTCTTTTACAGGGTATGAAAAAATTGAAAAAGAAATACAAATCACTGGAGAAAAAAAAGTGATTAATTTTAATTTAGAAATATCAAAATCATTAAACGAAGTCATTATTACAGGTACTTTAAAAGCCGTTTCAAGATTAGAAAGCTCGGTACCTGTTGAAGTATATACGCCTACATTCCTTAAAAAAAACCCAACTGCAAATATTTTTGAAGCTTTACAGAACGTAAATGGTGTGCGCCCACAACTTAATTGCAATGTGTGTAATACTGGTGATATTCATATCAACGGTTTGGAAGGTCCATACACATTAGTCCTAATAGATGGTATGCCTATAGTAAGCGGATTATCCACGGTATATGGATTGTCTGGAATACCAAATTCTTTAATTGAACAAGTTGAAATTGTTAAAGGGCCAGCATCATCTCTATATGGGAGCGAAGCCGTTGGAGGATTAATTAATATCATTACAAAGTTACCTGAAAATGCTCCATTATTTTTTGCAGATGGTTTTGTTAGTGGCTGGGGAGAAACCAATATTGATTTAGGTTTTAAAGCAAATATTGGCAAAAAAGCAACTGTTTTGATGGGGACCAATTATTTTAACTATTCAAACCCTATAGATAATAACAATGATAATTTTACTGATATTACATTACAAGACCGAATATCTATCTTCCAAAAATGGAACTTTAAAAGAAAAGATAATCGTTTATTTTCTTTAGCAGGCCGTTATTTTTATGAAGACCGTTGGGGAGGTGAAATGCAATGGAACAAAAGCTACAGAGGCGGAAGTGATGTTTATGGCGAGAGTATTTACACCTCACGTTATGAGTTAATAGGAAATTATCAATTACCTATTAATGAAAAAATAAATTTTCAATTCTCATATTCAGATCACGACCAAAATTCTGTTTATGGTGATACGCCTTACATAGCATTGCAACGCATAGCATTCGGACAATTAATTTGGGACAAATCTTTAAAAAACAATGATTTACTTTTCGGAATTGCCACACGCTACAATTACTATGATGATAACACACCTGCAACATTAACCGCAGACGAAATTACCATTCCCTCTGTTTTTGTCCAAAATGAAATAACATTATCTGAAAAACAACGGATACTTTTAGGAGCGAGATATGATTATGACAAGCGTCATGGTTCCATTTTTACACCTCGTATAGCTTACAGATACAAACCAACCAAAGATGATATTATTAGATTAAACGCAGGAACAGGGTTTCGGGTAGTTAATTTATTTACTGAAGAACACGCAGCGCTAACAGGAGCAAGAGATGTTATTATTGAAGAAGCATTAAAACCAGAACAATCTTATAATGTGACTTTAAATTATTTAAAAAAACTATACACTACTAATGGCCATTTATTTACATTTGATGTGTCTGCTTGGTACACCTACTTTACAAATGCCATTATACCAGACTATGACAGCAACCCTAACCAAATAATTTATGACAACTTAAACGGAAATTCAACTACAAAAGGATTAAGTATGAATATTGATGGTGTTTTTAATAGTAATTTCCAAGCTTCAATTGGTGCAACGATTCAAGATGTATCACAAAAAGAAAACGGTAAAAAAACAAGGCAAATTTTAACCGAAGAATTTACAGGCGTTTGGTCACTAACTTATAAAAATTTTCCAAGCAATGTAACAATTGATTATACTGGAAATATTTATGGGCCTATGCGATTGCCTACTTTAGGTGAATTAGACCCAAGAGATGAGTATTCGCCAACTTGGAGCATCCAAAACATACAATTTACATATAAAGGTATGCGCAATTTTGAAATTTACGGCGGTATAAAAAATTTATTAAATTGGACACCTAATAAAGGAAATCCTTTTATTATTGCACGTGCTAATGATCCTTTTGATGAAAATGTTAGCTTTGATGCAGATGGAAATGCAATTGCAACTGCAAATAACCCTTATGCCTTAACTTTTGACCCTGCATATGTCTACGGACCAAATCAAGGAAGACGTTTGTTTTTTGGATTACGATATACTTTGAATTAAATTTGAAAAATGAAAAAACCATTACTTATTTTAACATTCACATTTATTATTTTAAGTTGTAAAAACGATAAAAAAATAAATGACAAACCCAATATTGTTACTACAACTTCCATGATAACCGATTTGGTAAGCAATATTGGTGGCAATCATATCAATTTACAAGGACTTATGGGAAGCGGTGTAGATCCGCATCTTTACAAAGCCAGTGAAGGGGATGTTTCAAAATTAGCCAATGCTGATATTATTTTTTATAACGGACTTCATTTAGAAGGAAAACTCGTTGAAGTCTTCAAAAAAATGAAAACCACAAAAACCGTTGCTATTTCTGATGCTTTAGACAAAAAAACACTCATTGGTTCAGAATATTTTGCCTCAAACTACGATCCTCATATTTGGTTCAATATCAATTATTGGATACAAGCAACAGTATTTGTTACAAAAACACTTTCTGAGGCTATTCCTGATAAAAAAGACATATTCGAAACCAATCGAGACACATATTTGAAACAGCTCAACATGCTTGAAAGTGAATTAAAAAACACCATAGAAACCCTTCCAAAAAATAAGCGCATTTTGGTTACAGCACATGATGCTTTTAATTATTTTGGCAAATCATTTGGATTTGAAGTTGTAGGTTTACAAGGCATATCCACCGCCACAGAAGCAGGTGTACAAGATGTTCAAAAATTATCGACCTTTATCATTGAAAAAAACGTAAAAGCCATATTTATAGAAAGCTCTGTTCCAAAACGTACCATTGAAGCTTTGCAAGCTGCTGTAAATTCCAAAGGACACAATGTTACCATTGGAGGCTCCTTATATTCCGATGCTCTTGGAAATAATGGAACTACAGAAGGCACCTATATAGGCATGTTTAAATATAATGTAAAAACCATTGTTAATGCACTAAAGTAATTTGAAGCTACTACCTGCTATTCACTATCTCTTTTTTGAAAAAAAATCAATAAAGAATGTTGATGTTATCAGGACTAAAAACCAAAAAAATGAATACTAATATTGCTGTAAAAGTTGACGATTTAACAGTAGCTTACAACTACAAACCTGTACTGTGGGATATTGATTTAGAAATACCCGAAGGTGTACTCATGGCAATTGTAGGGCCAAACGGAGCTGGAAAATCAACTTTAATTAAATCTATTTTAGGCATCCTAAAACCTATTGCTGGTAGTGTAGAGATTTTTGGTGAAAAATATAAAAAACAACGCCATTTAGTAGCTTATGTGCCTCAAAAAGGCAGTGTAGACTGGGATTTTCCAACAACAGCTTTAGATGTTGTAATAATGGGAACTTACGGAAGTTTAGGATGGATAAAACGCCCTGGACAAAAACAAAAAAAAGAAGCCTTAGAAGCCTTAGAAAAAGTTGGTATGTTAGCATTTAAAAACAGACAAATAAGCCAACTTTCCGGTGGACAACAACAACGTATATTTTTAGCGCGAGCGTTGGTACAGAATGCATCCATCTATTTTATGGATGAGCCATTTCAAGGCGTTGATGCCACCACTGAAATAGCCATCATCAATATTTTAAAAGAATTACGAAAAGCAGGAAAAACAGTTATTGTAGTGCATCACGATTTACAAACTGTTCCTGAATATTTTGATTGGGTAACCTTTTTAAATGTAAAAAAGATAGCCACAGGGCCTGTTAAAGATATTTTTAATGATGATAACTTAACAAAAACCTATGGAATTAATTATAAAGTAAGTATTCAAGAATAAAAAAACTTAGAAAAAATTAACAAGTATTTTTT is a window from the Pseudalgibacter alginicilyticus genome containing:
- a CDS encoding FeoB-associated Cys-rich membrane protein, translated to MNTIIQNILAFTAVAIAVVFLIRKFFLKKRKTKKSCGGDDGCGCN
- a CDS encoding 3-keto-disaccharide hydrolase; amino-acid sequence: MNIKLSFLIILISLINTNTFAQKEGKPILLFDKDLSNFDIWLSIPHSTVEDLPEDTYQSDKINSGTPIGLNNNLKNVFSMIEENSEPVLKITGEIFGGLTTKEAYENYHLSVMFKWGDKKWEPRLDKKRDSGILYHCYGPHGRFWNTWKTSLEYQVQENDLGDFIPLGGNSGNPKVGAPIVDIRGHFKKEKKFNPYSEVYSVGKGYIHASSEHDAPHGEWNRLEIYVLDNNAVHLVNGKIVMVVENAKKHDGSILNKGEIQIQSEAAECYYKKLTLTPIKKFPKFIKKQVRFK
- a CDS encoding metal ABC transporter solute-binding protein, Zn/Mn family, whose protein sequence is MKKPLLILTFTFIILSCKNDKKINDKPNIVTTTSMITDLVSNIGGNHINLQGLMGSGVDPHLYKASEGDVSKLANADIIFYNGLHLEGKLVEVFKKMKTTKTVAISDALDKKTLIGSEYFASNYDPHIWFNINYWIQATVFVTKTLSEAIPDKKDIFETNRDTYLKQLNMLESELKNTIETLPKNKRILVTAHDAFNYFGKSFGFEVVGLQGISTATEAGVQDVQKLSTFIIEKNVKAIFIESSVPKRTIEALQAAVNSKGHNVTIGGSLYSDALGNNGTTEGTYIGMFKYNVKTIVNALK
- a CDS encoding metal ABC transporter ATP-binding protein, whose product is MNTNIAVKVDDLTVAYNYKPVLWDIDLEIPEGVLMAIVGPNGAGKSTLIKSILGILKPIAGSVEIFGEKYKKQRHLVAYVPQKGSVDWDFPTTALDVVIMGTYGSLGWIKRPGQKQKKEALEALEKVGMLAFKNRQISQLSGGQQQRIFLARALVQNASIYFMDEPFQGVDATTEIAIINILKELRKAGKTVIVVHHDLQTVPEYFDWVTFLNVKKIATGPVKDIFNDDNLTKTYGINYKVSIQE
- a CDS encoding TonB-dependent receptor, which encodes MKYIFSFISLVTFTLNAQDITGKITSGNTSLPYVNVYLKNTSKGSFTNEDGIYTIKNVPDGSYTIVASFTGYEKIEKEIQITGEKKVINFNLEISKSLNEVIITGTLKAVSRLESSVPVEVYTPTFLKKNPTANIFEALQNVNGVRPQLNCNVCNTGDIHINGLEGPYTLVLIDGMPIVSGLSTVYGLSGIPNSLIEQVEIVKGPASSLYGSEAVGGLINIITKLPENAPLFFADGFVSGWGETNIDLGFKANIGKKATVLMGTNYFNYSNPIDNNNDNFTDITLQDRISIFQKWNFKRKDNRLFSLAGRYFYEDRWGGEMQWNKSYRGGSDVYGESIYTSRYELIGNYQLPINEKINFQFSYSDHDQNSVYGDTPYIALQRIAFGQLIWDKSLKNNDLLFGIATRYNYYDDNTPATLTADEITIPSVFVQNEITLSEKQRILLGARYDYDKRHGSIFTPRIAYRYKPTKDDIIRLNAGTGFRVVNLFTEEHAALTGARDVIIEEALKPEQSYNVTLNYLKKLYTTNGHLFTFDVSAWYTYFTNAIIPDYDSNPNQIIYDNLNGNSTTKGLSMNIDGVFNSNFQASIGATIQDVSQKENGKKTRQILTEEFTGVWSLTYKNFPSNVTIDYTGNIYGPMRLPTLGELDPRDEYSPTWSIQNIQFTYKGMRNFEIYGGIKNLLNWTPNKGNPFIIARANDPFDENVSFDADGNAIATANNPYALTFDPAYVYGPNQGRRLFFGLRYTLN
- a CDS encoding metal-dependent transcriptional regulator, with the protein product MITLTEENYIKAIYHLGKQGAMAVSTNAIAKEMATKASSVTDMVKKLSEKNFADYKKYQGASLTKEGKKIAINIVRKHRLWEVFLAEKLNFSWDEIHEVAEQLEHIKSEKLIRQLDAFLGYPTHDPHGDPIPDENGHIKKIDKILLSEAEVGERCICVGVKDSSSDFLKYLDKNKIALGTELEICHKEIFDHSVTIKIGVNELIISNMIANNLFVKLS